CCGAGGTCCCGTACCGGGTGCTCCTCGCCGGTCCGGGCGGCGGTCCCCTCGTCTGCGGCTCGGGGCTCGTCCTGGGCAGTGAGCGGTCGCTGGAGCGGCTGAGCGGCCCCCTCGACACGCTGATCGTCTCCGGCGGTACGGGGTACGAGCGCGCGGCATCAGACACGCGGCTCGTCGGGCACGTGCGCCGGCTGGCGCGCGAGAGCCGGCGGGTGGCGTCGGTGTGCACGGGTGCGGGGGTACTGGCAGCCGCGGGGCTTCTGGACGGCCGTCGTGCGACCACCCACTGGCGCTTCGCCCGTCTGCTCGCCGAGCGGCACCCGAAGGTGGCAGTGGACCCGGACCCGATCTACGTCCGCGACGGTCACGTCTACACGGCGGCCGGGGTGACGAGCGCGCTGGACCTCACCCTCGCGTTCGTCGAGGAGGACCACGGTCCCGAACTGGCCCGCCAGGTAGCCCGGGACCTCGTGGTGTATCTGCAACGGCCCGGGAACCAGGCGCAGATGAGCCTGTTCACCGCGACCCCGTCGGCCCCTGACGACGGGGTCCGCGCGCTCGTCGAGCACATCGCGGCCCACCCGGACGACGACCTGAGCACGGCGGCGCTGGCGGCGCGGGCTGGGGTGACGCCACGCCACCTCACCCGTCTCTTCACGGAGCAGCTGGGCCGGGCGCCGGGCCGCTACGTCCGGCAGGCCCGCACCGAGGCCGCTGCGCACGTGCTCGCCTCGACGACTCTGCCGATGGCGGGCGTGGCGGCGCGCTGCGGCTTCGGCAGCGCCGAGGCGCTGCGGCAGGCGTTCACGGAGCGGTTCGGGATCGCCCCGTCCCGCTACCGGGCGGCGATGCGCCCGGCCTGAGGCGGGCGCCGAGCGGCTCTGGGTCAACCCCGACTGTGGTCCGAAGACCCGAGGCCGGCCGGATACCCGAGGCCGGCCGGATACCCGAGCGTCCCTGGAGGACCTCGTCGCCGCCGCCCGCACGGTCCGCAGCGAGTCGGCCGGGTCCTGAGGCGCCTGCTGCGGCCCTTGCCCCACAGGACTCCCCTGGTGGGGACGTGAACATCCCTGTGCGAGCACGCAGACGAGGATCGAGAGGATGCCCATCGCCCGTGGCCGGTCCGCGTGAATCTCGGAAACCCGGGTACGCGGATGTCCAACCCCCTTGGGAGGGAGCAACCATGGGTCTGGGACTGTTCATCATCCTGATCGCCGTCGGTGCCATTCTCACCTTCGCCACCGACTGGGAGCTCGAAGCGGTCGACCTCGATCTGGTCGGGCTCATCCTGATGGCGGTCGGCCTCATCGGAACCGCCGTCTACACCAGCGTCCTTCGCCGTCGTCGGATGGTCGTCCCGCCCGTGGCCCCCACGGCCACCGAGGACGACCGGCGCGACCTGCTCTGAGCCAGGTCGCTCACCGGGCGGAGACGCACAGGGATCCGCAGAGACGGACACGACCTACACGAACAGAGGAGTGACAGCAATGACCGACCACGTGTGGACCTACAACACCGAATCCGGCCACCTGGCGGGCACCGACCTCACCGGATGGCGGGTCGAGGCGGCCGACGGCCACATCGGAAAGGTGGACAAGCACTCCGACGAGGTCGACGACGCCTATCTGGTCGTGGACACGGGAGTGTGGATCTTCGGCAAGGAGGTGCTGATCCCGGCGAGCGCGGTGACCCGCGTCGACCTGGAGGAGCACACCGTCCACCTGGGCCTGACGAAGGAACAGGTCAAGGACGCGCCCGAGTTCCACTCCGACAAGCACCTCGCCGACGTGCAGTACCGCGAGGACCTCGTGGCGTACTACCGCATCGGCGGCCCGTTCTAGGGCCCGTTCCAGGGCGGCGGTGGCGCCGTCCGACGCGCCCCGCGGGCCTCGGCCCGGGACGGAGACCGCTCTCCGTCCCGGGCCGAGCCGTTCCTCCGAGCCGTCCCTCCGAGCCGTTCCTCCGGCCGCTCAGCGGTCGCCCGACGGCAGGTTCTCCTTGATCTTGGCGATGGCGAAGCCCCACCCCTGGGACACCGTCGGCCTGCCCGGCACGGCCACCTCGGCGGGATTCGTCACCACGTCCAGCAGCACCGGGCCGGGAACGGCGAGAGCCCGGCGTACGGCCTCGTCCAGTTCTCCGTGCTCGGTCACGCGGATGCCGGTGAGCCCGAGGGCTTCGGCCACCACGGCGAAGTCGGGGTTGTCGAGGACCGTCCCGAACTCGGGGAGCCCGGCCTGTTCCTGTTCGAGCTTGACCATGCCGAGACGGCGGTTGTCGAAGACGACGAGCTTGACCGGGAGCCGCTCGGACCGGATGGTCATGAGGTCGCCCAGCAGCATGCTCAGGCCGCCGTCGCCACAGAAGGCCACGACCTGGCGGTCCGGTGCCCACAGCTGGGCGCCGATGGCCTGGGGCATGGCGTTGGCCATGGAGCCGAGGTCGTACGAGCCGATCAGCCGACGGCTGCCACGCATCCTGACGCAACGTGAGAGCCAGACCGTGGCCATGCCGGTGTCGGAAGTGAAGATCGCGTCGTCGGCCGCGTGACGGTCCACCGCGGCCGCCAGGGCCTCGGGGCGGATCTCCTCGACCCGGTTGTCGAACATCGCCCGCACCCGCCCGAGGAGGCGCATGTCGTGGGCGGGGTCGGCCAGGTCCGCCTGGCTCTCCTGCCACCGCATGAAGCGCTCGCGGGCCTCGTCGAGGTGGGACCGGGAGTCGACCGGGGTCAGCAGCGGCAGCAGGGCCCGCAGCGTCGCACCGACATCGCCGGCCAGCCCCACGTCCAACGGGACTCGGCGGCCCAGACGCTCCTCACGGACGTCGATCTGCACGACCCGGCAATCCTCCGGGTACCAGTCGCGGTAGGGGAAGTCGGTTCCCAGCATGATCAAGGTGTCGCAGCGGTCCAGGGCGTGGGCGGCAGCCGGGTTGCCGATCAGGCCCGTCTGGCCGACCTCGTACGGGTTGTCCTCCTCGAAACCCTCCTTGCCCTTGAGCGTGAGCACCACCGGCGCCGCCAGCAGCTCGGAGGTGCGCAGCACCTCCTCGCGGGCGTCCCGGGCACCGCGACCGACGAGCAGAGTGACCCGGGAGCCGGCAGCGATCGCCTCCGCCGCCTCGGCCAGAACCGGGTCGTCGGGGCGGGTCACGGCCGGGCGGGGCAGCGCGAAACGGGGCGGCCGGTCGTCCTCGACCTTCTGGCCGCCGAGGTCGCCGGGCACGGTCAGCACCGCCACGCCCCGGCGGGTGACGGCCACTCGCACCGCGGTCTCCAGCAGCCTCGGCATCTGGGTCGGGGAGGTCACCGTGGCCCGGTACGCGGCGACGTCGCGGAACAGGAGGTCGTTGTCCACCTCC
This sequence is a window from Streptomyces sp. HUAS YS2. Protein-coding genes within it:
- a CDS encoding DUF6458 family protein, which encodes MGLGLFIILIAVGAILTFATDWELEAVDLDLVGLILMAVGLIGTAVYTSVLRRRRMVVPPVAPTATEDDRRDLL
- a CDS encoding PRC-barrel domain containing protein, giving the protein MTDHVWTYNTESGHLAGTDLTGWRVEAADGHIGKVDKHSDEVDDAYLVVDTGVWIFGKEVLIPASAVTRVDLEEHTVHLGLTKEQVKDAPEFHSDKHLADVQYREDLVAYYRIGGPF
- a CDS encoding thiamine pyrophosphate-dependent enzyme, producing MTRTVAQVIVDGLADLGVDHVFGVVGDALNPLTDAIRTTEGIEWTGFRHEEAAAFAAGARAQLSGELGVCMGTVGPGSVHLLNGLYDAAKSGAPVLAICGQVPLSEVGGDYFQEVDNDLLFRDVAAYRATVTSPTQMPRLLETAVRVAVTRRGVAVLTVPGDLGGQKVEDDRPPRFALPRPAVTRPDDPVLAEAAEAIAAGSRVTLLVGRGARDAREEVLRTSELLAAPVVLTLKGKEGFEEDNPYEVGQTGLIGNPAAAHALDRCDTLIMLGTDFPYRDWYPEDCRVVQIDVREERLGRRVPLDVGLAGDVGATLRALLPLLTPVDSRSHLDEARERFMRWQESQADLADPAHDMRLLGRVRAMFDNRVEEIRPEALAAAVDRHAADDAIFTSDTGMATVWLSRCVRMRGSRRLIGSYDLGSMANAMPQAIGAQLWAPDRQVVAFCGDGGLSMLLGDLMTIRSERLPVKLVVFDNRRLGMVKLEQEQAGLPEFGTVLDNPDFAVVAEALGLTGIRVTEHGELDEAVRRALAVPGPVLLDVVTNPAEVAVPGRPTVSQGWGFAIAKIKENLPSGDR